The following nucleotide sequence is from Leptodactylus fuscus isolate aLepFus1 chromosome 10, aLepFus1.hap2, whole genome shotgun sequence.
tccatatatacaggactagagaagtagtactgtgcactgtccatatatacaggactagagaagtggtaccgTGCactggttttatatatatatatagagagagagagagagagagagaagttgtactgtgcactggccatgtatagatatatatatagaactggagaagttgtactgtgcacggCTCACACATACATTCTTGGATagaggatacattctatatataatatatatatattatattatatatatcctggtgTTGCGATTATTCACACAGCAGCCATTTCCGGTACTTTGGATTCTCCTCCTCTTGCAGACATCACCTGCCTTCTGACTGTTTCCTTCTGACCTGTCTTTGCCTCCTGCATACAATGAATTTTGTCCCCTTGTTCTTATTTTGCTGTCATTGTTGTTTGGGGGGGTATAACTGGATCTGGCGCCATCCGCTGGACAGGTCGTGGTCCGGGTCCATGTAATTGGAATCACCAGAAGTGAATTTGAGGATTTTCTTCAGACGAGCCCAAGTGGATGAGAGCAGGAGGCTTCTGCCATCTTTGGACATTCGGGATCAAGTCCTGAACTTCTGATCAACTTCTCATTTTCTGGTTTGTGTCACTAAAAACTCCAGGAATTTACTTTAATAAgagattttgtttttttctatgaaatcctgcaCTTTATTCTGTCCTTGTCTCTGATTGGAGAACTGACATCTGTGTAATAGGACAAGTGAAGGGGGTCTTGTATACTGGTGGGAGCTGAGCCTGGGGGTGGGGGCTGAGCTTGGGGTGGGGCTAAGCTTGGAGGGAGCTGAACCTGGGGTGGGGGCTGAGCCTGGGGTGGGGCTGAGCCTGGGGTGGGGGCTGAGCCTGGGGAGGAGCTGAGCCTGGGGAGGAGCTGAGCCTGGGGAGGGGCTGAGCCTGGGGAGGGGCTGAGCCAGTGGTGGGGCTAAGCCTGGGGTGGGGGCTGAGTCTGGGGTCACTTCGagcacttcctgtattccttggCCTGGGTTCCTGGGGTGGACGTGATCTCTGGTTCTGATTTCTGTATTGCTGAGATTTAGAGTTTATTTGCTACATTGGGGCAACTTAAAGGTGACCCGTGACAGCGCCCTCATATTGTCTACCGTGACATTGCCCCCATATGGTCACACGCCCTCATATGGTTTTCTATGACAGAGCCCCCCAATATGGTCACAGGTGACAGCGCCCCCCTATGGTCACACATGACAGATCTCCCATACGGTCACAGGTGACAGCGCCCCCTATGGTCATGCAGCAGTCGCACTCTCCCTGGCTCGCTCTGGGTGGCTGACAGACTTCCAGGACTCAGTAGCCGGTAACAAATCTCCTTTATGTATTTTTGTCTTTTTCTAAGAATAAGCGATACAAAGATGAAAAATGTCTATTTACATTGTAATGCACCATGTGAACGAGCGGCTAGCGGTCAGGACGTCTGGGTTATGTCACTAGAGCTTTCTCACTGTACCATGGAACGTTCTGCAGCTTCCTGATGGACTTTCTGTATTgggccttctcctccttctcctcctccttcttcttctcctccttcttctcctccttctcctccttcttctcctcctcctcctcctcctcctcctccttctcctccttcttctcctcctcctcctcctcctcctcctcctccttttcctcctccttctcctccttcttctcctcctcctcctcctcctcctcctcctccttctcctccttcttctcctcctccttcttctcctcctcctccttctcctcctcctcctccttctctttctcctcctcctccttctcctccttctcctccttctcctccgtctcctccttctcctcctccttctcctccttctcctcctccttcttctcctcctccttctcctcctccttctcctcctccttctcctcctccttctcctccttctcctccttcttctcctccttcttctcctccttcttctcctccttcttctcctccttcttctccttctcctcctccttctcctcctccttctcctcctccttctcctcctctttctccttctcctcctccttctcctcctctttctccttctcctcctcctccttctccacctccttctcctcctccttctcctccttcttctccttctcctcctcctcctcctccttctcctccttctcctcctccttctcctcctccttctcctcctccttctcctccttctcctcctccttctcctcctccttctcctcctccttctcctcctccttctcctccttcttctccttctcctcctcctcctcctccttctcctccttctcctcctccttctcctcctctttctccttctcctcctccttctcctcctctttctccttctcctcctccttctcctcctccttctcctcctcctccttcttctcctccttcttctcctccttcttctcctccttctcctcctccttctctttctccttctcctcctccttctcctcctcctccttctcctcctccttctcctcctccttctcctcctccttctcctcctcctccttctcctcctccttctcctcctccttctcctcctcctccttctcctcctcctccttctcctcctcctccttctcctcctcctccttctcctccttctcctcctcctccttctcctcctcctccttctcctcctccttcttcttctcctcctccttctcctcttcctccttcttctcctcctccttcttctcctcctcctcctccttctcctcctcctccttctcctcttcctccttctcctcttcctccttctcctcctcgggatctctgcttgctgtcagtggacGGGAAGATTCTTGTGCAGAGGCTGAAGCATCCTTGGCCAGAGATGGAGAAATGGTCAGTAAAGAATTCGGCTCATTCAGATTTTACAGAAGTCTCCGGCTTTACTGAACCTAATATTTTTGGGCTTCCCCATCCTTGAATCActaagggtctcttcagaccccagagtataataagatgATGCCCGGGGGAGGggcagtaatataataatagagtGGCGTCCATTgcaaggagcccaggagaggtgacggcCCTCGCACTGTCACTGCTGAGGATTTGTTACCATTGCACCTCATCCAGACCGTCCCCTGTGAGGCCGCACAAGCCTCGCTCCTgtccttgttacaatgtatcagtctgcacACTGCACAAGGGGATGTAACAATAACTTCTCGATGTTCCTATTCACCgcctgcaagcagagatcttatagAAGTGAGAACACAAAGTCCATTGGAAAGTTGTGACATTGTTCATTATACAGAGACGAAGCTTCACTGACATAAGACCAGAAACTGCCTTTAAGATGAACGTTGAGTCCAACTCCACTGCTAAGTTATAGTCTAAGACGTCTTCAGGCTTCTGTGAGGCCGATGGCAGACCGCTGTATTCCTGAGGGTGTGTATGACTGGAGTGCGCGGAGCCTCATGTGCGCGTTGTGTCCTGGGACGTCCCTCTGAGGTCGGCTAGCTTTAGGCTAGCATCTTGTAGATCCCCATTGTCAGGAGCAGCTGATGGAAGAGCGCTGAGGAGGGAACAGGAGACTCCTAAAGTTATTCATATCCTAGATATGCTCATATCagctgctgggaaagctgggttatcCTATTCGGTTCCTCacgggttgtcacccagctttgtaGTCTAGCGGCAAATACCGTGATAACATAATGGGCGCTACAGGGTGTTCGCTGCTAAGACATGGGAGTCCGGATTTATaatgtattgtattattatttcttATATTTTAATTGTGCAAGTAGTTCCTGGAGATTGTTATGGgggtacccagctttcccaggaaccaTTTGAGGTAGCATTCCCCTGTAGCTGCTCCTATAAAGATAGAgagcccctatagctacacctatAGAGATAGAGAAACCTTTTAGCTGCCCCTATAGAGGTAGAGAGCCCCTGTAGTAGCACCTATAGAGGGAGAGAGGCCTTGAAGCTGTTCCTATCGAGGTAGAGAGTCCATGTATCAGCACCTATATGGGTAAAAAGCCCCTGTAGCTGTCCTATAGAGGTAGAGAGCCCCTGTAGCTGCACCTATAGAGGTATAGTGCCCCTGTAGCTGCCCCTATAGAGGTATAGTGCCCCTGTAGCTGCTCCTATAGAGGTATAGAGCCCCTGTAGCTGCACCTATAGAGGTATAGAGCCCCTGTAGCTGCCCCTATAGAGATAGATAGCCCTGTAGCTGCCCCTATAGAGGTATAGAGCCCCTGTAGCTGCTCCTATAGTGGTATAGAGCTCTTGTAGCTGCCCCTATAGAGGTATAGAGCCCCTGTAGCTGTCCTATAGAGATAGATAGCCCTGTAGCTGCCCCTATAGAGGTAGAGAGCCCCTGTAGCTGCCCCTATAGAGGTATAGAGCCCCTGTAGCTGTCCTATAGAGGTAAAGAGCCCCTGTAGCTGCACCTATAGAGGTATAGAGCCCCTGTAGCTGTCCTATAGAGATAGCCCTGTAGCTGCCCCTATAGAGATAGATAGCCCTGTAGCTGCCCCTATAGAGGTATAGAGCCCCTGTAGCTGCCCCTATAGAGGTAAAGAGCCCCTGTAGCTGCACCTATAGAGGTATAGTGCCCCTGTAGCTGCCCCTATAGAGGTATAGTGCCCCTGTAGCTGCCCCTATAGAGGTATAGAGCCCCTGTAGCTGCCCCTATAGAGGTATAGAGCCCCTGTAGTTACCCCTATAGATGTATAGAGCCCCTGTAGCTGTCCTATAGAGGTATAGAGCCCCTGTAGCTGCCCCTATAGAGGTATAGAGCCCCTGTAGCTGCCCCTATAGAGGTATAGAGCCCCTGTCGCTGCTCCTATAGTGGTATAGAGCTCTTGTAGCTGCCCCTATAGAGGTATAGAGCCCCTGTAGCTGCCCCTATAGAGGTATAGAGCCCCTGTAGTTACCCCTATAGATGTATAGAGCCCCTGTAGCTGTCCTATAGAGGTATAGAGCCCCTGTAGCTGCCCCTATAGAGGTATAGAGCCCCTGTAGCTGCCCCTATAGAGATAGATAGCCCTGTAGCTGCCCCTATAGAGGTAGAGAGCCCCTGTAGCTGTCCTATAGAGGTATAGAGCCCCTGTATCTGCCCCTATAGAGGTATAGAGCCCCTGTAGCTGCCCCTATAGAGATAGATAGCCCTGTAGCTGCCCCTATAGAGGTATAGAGCCCCTGTAGCTGCTCCTATAGTGGTATAGAGCTCTTGTAGCTGCCCCTATAGAGGTATAGAGCCCCTGTAGTTACCCCTATAGAGGTATAGAGCCCCTGTAGCTGTCCCTATAGAGGTAGAGAGCCCCTGTAGCTGTCCTATAGAGGTATAGAGCCCCTGTAGCTGCCCCTATAGAGGTATAGAGCCCTTGTAGCTGCCCCTATAGAGGTAGAGAGCCCCTGTAGTTACCCCTATAGAGGTATAGAGCCCCTGTAGCTGTCCTATAGAGGTATAGAGCCCCTGTAGCTGTCCTATAGAGGTATAGTGCCCCTGTAGCTGCCCCTATAGAGGTATAGAGCCCCTGTAGCTGCCCCTATAGAGGTATAGAGCCCCTGTAGTTACCCCTATAGAGGTATAGAGCCCCTGTAGCTGCCCCTATAGAGATAGATAGCCCTGTAGCTGCCCCTATAGAGGTAGAGAGCCCCTGTAGCTGTCCTATAGAGGTATAGAGCCCCTGTAGCTGCCCCTATAGAGGTATAGAGCCCCTGTAGCTGTCCTATAGAGGTATAGAGCCCCTGTAGCTGCCCCTATAGAGGTATAGAGCCCCTGTAGCTGCCCCTATAGAGATAGATAGCCCTGTAGCTGCCCCTATAGAGGTATAGAGCCCCTGTAGCTGCTCCTATAGTGGTATAGAGCTCTTGTAGCTGCCCCTATAGAGGTATAGAGCCCCTGTAGTTACCCCTATAGAGGTATAGAGCCCCTGTAGCTGTCCCTATAGAGGTAGAGAGCCCCTGTAGCTGTCCTATAGAGGTATAGAGCCCCTGTAGCTGCCCCTATAGAGGTATAGAGCCCTTGTAGCTGCCCCTATAGAGGTAGAGAGCCCCTGTAGTTACCCCTATAGAGGTATAGAGCCCCTGTAGCTGCCCCTATAGAGGTATAGAGCCCCTGTAGCTGTCCTATAGAGGTATAGAGCCCCTGTAGCTGCCCCTATAGAGGTAGAGAGCCCCTGTAGCTGTCCTATAGAGGTATAGAGCCCCTGTAGCTGCACCTATAGAGGTATAGTGCCCCTTTAGCTGCCCCTATAGAGGTATAGTGCCCCTGTAGCTGTCCTATAGAGGTATAGAGCCCCTGTAGTTACCCCTATAGAGGTATAGAGCCCCTGTAGCTGTCCCTATAGAGGTAGAGAGCCCCTGTAGCTGCTCCTATAGTGGTATAGAGCTCTTGTAGCTGCCCCTATAGAGGTATAGAGCCCCTGTAGCTGCCCCTATAGAGGTAGAGAGCCCCTGTAGCTGCTCCTATAGTGGTATAGAGCTCTTGTAGCTGCCCCTATAGAGGTATAGAGCCCCTGTAGCTGCCCCTATAGAGGTATAGAGCCCCTGTAGTTGCCCCTATAGAGGTATAGAGCCCCTGTAGCTGTCCTATAGAGGTATAGAGCCCCTGTAGCTGCCCCTATAGAGGTATAGAGCCCTTGTAGCTGCCCCTATAGAGGTAGAGAGCCCCTGTAGTTACCCCTATAGAGGTAGAGAGCCCCTGTAGCTGTCCTATAGAGGTAGAGAGCCCCTGTAGCTGCACCTATAGAGGTATAGTGCCCCTGTAGCTGCCCCTATAGAGGTATAGTGCCCCTGTAGCTGCCCCTATAGAGATAGATAGCCCTGTAGCTGCCCCTATAGAGGTATAGAGCCCCTGTAGCTGCCCCTATAGAGGTATAGAGCCCCTGTAGCTGCCCCTATAGAGGTAGAGAGCCCCTGTAGCTGCCCCTATAGAGATATAGAGCCCCTGTAGCTGCACCTATAGAGGTATAGTGCCCCTGTAGCTGCCCCTATAGAGGTATAGTGCCCCTGTAGCTGCCCCTATAGAGATAGATAGCCCTGTAGCTGCTCCTATAGAGGTATAGAGCCCCTGTAGCTGCCCCTATAGAGGTATAGAGCCCCTGTAGCTGCCCCTATAGAGGTATAGAGCCCCTGTAGCTGCCCCTATAGAGGTAGAGAGCCCCTGTAGCTGCTCCTATAGTGGTATAGAGCTCTTGTAGCTGTCCCTATAGAGGTATAGAGCCCCTGTAGCTGCTCCTATAGTGGTATAGAGCTCTTGTAGCTGCCCCTATAGAGGTAGAGAGCCCTTGTAGCTGTGCCTATGGAGCTATAGAGCCCCTGTATCGGCACCTATATGGGTGTCCTTTCCTCCATGTTCCAGGCAGCTTCTCGGCACCTATAGCAGATCTCATCGTGTGACCAGTCTACAATCAGCTCCTCATATCTCAGCTTCTTTATTGTGAATATTTGGGAAGGGGTTGGGGAATACTGAGCAGTTTCCATTGGAGAACATTACCTGCGAGGCCAGGAGAGCCCAAAGATGCAGAACCTGAAGCAAGAGCAGAGAATACGAGTTATAGACACACCTGTACTGGACACCACTGTTCTGTATCAGCGCTTcaggatagagtgtaagctctatGGGGTAGGACCTGTTATTGTGTAGGAGTCACCCCTATAGCTCCACCCCCCTGATATATCACATCCTGGCTGCCCTACTGGTTTGTACTTTGATACCAGGATCATTGTGTGTAAGGGAGAATAATTCTCTATATTAGGAGATGGGGCATTATATGGCCGCACAGACAGTCAGCGCCCACCATGTCCCCtctgtatagtgtgtgtgggcaCAGACTCAGGCCCCATGCACACTGAGAGTTCCGGCCGATGCTGTACATTGGCGCGCAGTATTGTAGGGAGTCGTAGTCACATCTTAGGATGGATCCCCGGGATCCTCTCATAGGATACATACTCTGCAGTAAAAACTCCGCCACCAGGACGCCTCCCGTCTGTTCTTTCTGCTGTTTCCTTTTTCCGCATGTCTACCAATATAAAACAGAGCAGAGAAACCTCCAGTCATGTGATAGAATGTAGCAGTCGGTGATTATGTACAAGTGTTACCGTTTGTTACATtgcctggaaaccatcaacaaggtGGTGTTAATGGATCTGATCTGCTTTCAGTGTTTATTGGGTATCGGTTGGGAATGAGCTGTGGGTCTTATTGGCCTAGTATAGCCATAATCCCTCCTACGCCAgcctgcttgttgatggtttccagaaTGTTTGTAGATACTCCTCTCCTACATGGTGTAAAGGCTTTGCAAAATATTTAGACACAAACAGAAAAGTTGCATATCAGATATATCTaacatgtatatatagtatgtataggcGCTTCTAGAATATTCTCAGCAGAATCCTCCTCTGGGTCCTCGGTGTAATATAATGGGCCGATGATCTTCTTCTGTACGTACCACAGGGCAGGAGAACTTCTCGCTGTCACACAGATACGTCTCACAGTGCAGCCAGACTTTGGATAACTTAGGAACGTTCTGGAAGCGGAAGGCGTTAAACTGGAAAGTGGCGCGACTGTTCTTCCCATTCTCATGTACAATAATCGTGTCATCAGACGGACAACTGCAGAAAGAACAACATGTCTGCACATAGGGGGCGGTATAACAGTGGCTATAGACTCATACAGCGCATTACCTAAGTGAtatattcatcatcatcatctgctcCACAAATATACAGTAACTATGTAATAAATATAACTAAACCAATAATATCAATGTAACAATAATATAAATGTAACAATAATATAAATGTAACTGCACAATaaatataacaataatataaaTGTAACTACACAATAAATGTAACAATAATATCAATGTAACAATAATATCAATGTAACAATAATATCAATGTAATGATACAATAAATATAAATCTATAATAGCACTGTGCCAtaaatgtaactatgtaataaatGACCAGATCGGTTCCCCCTATAGCCTTGTATACAGCCACATTGTACACACTATACCGTAGTAATAGACGTCTTACCCCTTACTTATTAGTTGCCATTGTATGTGATAGGCGTAGTCCGGGGACGGGGTGGCCCAGCAATAGTTCAGAACAACCTTAAACCTTAAGAACAGAAGCAGAAATGTTGGTTATAAAATTCCTCTTTACAGATAGGACAACACTATAAGAATCGGTCGTTCACCAACGAGGAAAGTTTTCTCACACATAATATTTCATACAGTTATTCTTCAGCTATATACTCCTTAATGCCATGAAAACAACTTGTGcaaagtaatactgccatatacaaccaagataatactgtcatatacaacCAAAgtaatactgacatatactgacaaagtaatactgtcatatacaaccaaaataatactgtcatatacaacCAAGATATTATTGACATATACAGCcaaagtaatactgccatatacagccaaagtaatactgccctatacaaccaagataatactgtcatatacagccaaagtaatactgccatatacaaccaAAATAATACTGTCATTTGCAACCAAGATAATACTGACATATACAGCcaaagtaatactgccatatacaaccaaagcaatactgccatatacagccaaagtaatactgccatatacaaccaaagcaatactgccatatacagccaaagtaatactgccatatacaaccaaaataatactgacatatacagccaaagtaatactgccatatacaaccaaagcaatactgccatatacagccaaagtaatactgccatatacaaccaaagtaatactgccatatacagccaaAGTAATACTGACATATACAACCAAGATAATACTGTCATATGCAACCAAAATAATACTGAcaaagtaatactgccatatacagccaaaataatactgccatatacagccaaAGTAATACTGACATACTGTATACAACCAAAATAATACTGAcaaagtaatactgccatatacaaccgaagtaatactgccatatacagccaaagtaatactgacatatacaaccaaaataatactgacatatactgacaaagtaatactgacatatacaacctagataatactgtcatatacaaccaaagtaatactgccatatacaaccgaagtaatactgccatatacagccaaagtaatactgacatatacaaccaaaataatactgacatatactgacatatacaaccaagataatactgccatatacaaccaagataatactgtcatatacaacCAAAGTAATCCTACcaaataatatacagtgtccacaTAACACTCCCCTATATACAACACATTGTACCGCCCTATGGTTGATCACTTCTGATCTTTTCATACCTGTTGCTAATTCCTTTGGCTTCAACCCCAGCAAATAAATCGGATCCGATGTCGGACGTTTCCACCACAAATGGAGCTTCTTTCTGGGTGGAAAACTTGGCATTCTTTCCAGACAACAATAACAGAAAAGCAACAAAAACAACCAAGAACACAAAGacaaatagaaatcaatggaatgtTATCAGGTGGAGAGTAGAAGTGTCATCTGCAAAGAAAGTCTCAAGCGTTACATATTACCGCCACACTGTGTAAGGGAGATAGCTGGGTGTGGTCCTTATACAGAGGCGTTACAGTGTATGGACTGTTTTAGCTTTCCCTAGTGATTCAATGTGTCGATAAAGAAGAAGAAACAATGTTTCCGATTGTTTATTGTTTTGTTTCTACAGATTCTTTGTATCTTAGTGTCTCCATGGTCACAGACTACAGATATCACCTTAAAATTGTGCAATGCAACGTGTGAAATAATTCTGGTAGATTTTGCCTCGTTGTATCACACAGAGATCCCCAACATTCTCCAGAACCGGTCTCTTCTAGAAGAACCTACAGTGTACACACAAGGTGTCAAGGACCCAAATTATCCATTAAGTGATGTTTGTGATGGGAATGTTTGGAGTCTCTTGTATATTTCCCCTCCGGAGAGCTTCCCTATGTTCAGATAGAAGTGACATCATGGGTTACTTTCACTTAAGGGGGTTGTTTAGGAATAGAAAAAACATGGGTGCTTTGTTCCTGAAACAGCGCCTcccttgtccacaggttgtgtgtgacaTTGCAGCCCCATTTACTTTAGTGATACTGAGCTtacacaagccatggacaggccAGGACAAAAAGCAGCCAAAGGGGTTCAGTATTATGGATAGCCCATGTTCATTACAACAGCTCACAGGTTGTCCGACTGCTAGGACTTACAGTGATCAGCTATAAACTGTTCAGTTcctctgcagtgcccccacaggggaaatgaggcattacacggcacccactgaaatcaataggcTGTCTATGTAACACCTAGATGTGCTGAGTCCTCCATGTCAGAGCATCTATTCACTTCCTCTGCAGTGCCCCTACAGGGCAAATAAGGAATTACATGGCACCAACTGAACTCTATAGGCTGTCTATGTAACCCACAGATCTGCAGCGAGATGGGCTCTCTATGTAACTGTCTCGTCACCAAATCATTTATAGAGGTCCCAAACAAAGGGCGCTTATAGGATCCTGCAAAATACCCCCATAAGACCAAGCACATGGCATAGGAAGAGAGCGAGGTGGgcagtgctgaggagggggcgttTGAAAGACTCACAGAGTAGAAATTGAGAGACAATGTGCTTTCAAATGATCCCGAGCTCCCATTCTTCACATGGACTGTGGCTACtctagaagaaggaaaaaaatatgTAAGACTGAAACATACATGAGTGGAACGCGCCCGGGGGGTCCGTACTGGAAATGCGTTGGCAGCCAAGGAGCAAACTTACCTTTGGTCAAAGGCAGCATGGCTGACCAGATAATTGGATTGATAAGTGCAGGTAAAAGTGTAATTCACCGGCTGACTCTTGACGATCAACGTGCTGTCATTGGAGACTATGGAGTTGTAAAAGTGGTAGATTGGGTTCTTGAACTGGAAAATAAACCCAAAGTCACTGAATGGTCCTTATGGATCTTATATAGGGCACAAGGTGAGAAACTGTGTAAGATGTCTCTATATGCTCCAACATTAAGGCCAgggacctgcaaaatggatgggattctggctaatcctctCCCCCCCCATTGCAGAGAAATATCTGCAGTAAatatgctgggatttccaaaaccgtcacattctggtaaatcgcagcatgacaaTGATACAGGAACGCCAGTGACTTCTGCATCGGTAGGATTTGAAGAAGGCTGCTCTATGTATTGCATTacattgtattacaggctgctctatgtattgcattgtattataGGCTGCTATatgtattgcattgcattgtattacaggctgctctatatattgcattgcattgtattacaggctgctctatgtattagcattgtattgtattacaggctgctctatgtattGCATTTTATTATAGGCTGCTCTATATATTGCATTGAATTGTATTACAGGCTGAACtatgtattgcattgtattataGGCTGCTCTATATATTgcattgtattacaggctgctctatgtactgcattgtattacaggctgctctatgtattgcattgtattataGGCTGCTCTATatattgtattgcattgtattacaggctgctctatgtattgcattgtattacaggctgctctatgtattgcattgtattataGGCTGCTCTATatattgcattgcattgtattacaggctgctctatgtattgcaatgtattatagGCTGCTCTATGTATTGCATTGTAATTAATGATCAGACACCCTGAGGTTCAAGATCCCTCGGGGCTCCAATATTAGCAGTATAAAAATGGTTAAAAAAGGAAAATACCTAAAAATGTTTGCtattttcaattttttcactgtttgtgatgtcattttggctgcagagtaagctcgtaagaaagttgcataaatgcagtttttctatAATTCTAGCACAAAATTGttgaaaaatttgtaacaaattaaATTTTTGGGAAACCCGATCACTGATCTCT
It contains:
- the TECTB gene encoding beta-tectorin; its protein translation is MLLLTLALFPILIASSAGKCVPNKADVIIVHCYPKSIVAKIPECPYGWEINQLALGGVCYNGIIESGYYQFTIPDLSPRNKSYCGTQSDFKNPIYHFYNSIVSNDSTLIVKSQPVNYTFTCTYQSNYLVSHAAFDQRVATVHVKNGSSGSFESTLSLNFYSNAKFSTQKEAPFVVETSDIGSDLFAGVEAKGISNRFKVVLNYCWATPSPDYAYHIQWQLISKGCPSDDTIIVHENGKNSRATFQFNAFRFQNVPKLSKVWLHCETYLCDSEKFSCPVTCGKRKQQKEQTGGVLVAEFLLQSSASLGSPGLAALFHQLLLTMGIYKMLA